A window of the Myxocyprinus asiaticus isolate MX2 ecotype Aquarium Trade chromosome 11, UBuf_Myxa_2, whole genome shotgun sequence genome harbors these coding sequences:
- the LOC127447845 gene encoding cyclin-T2-like, translating into MMCCSCSLHLTTFCLQYKPTVIACVCIHLACKWSNWEIPVSTDGKHWWEYVDSSVTLELLDELTHEFLQILEKTPSRLKRIRNWRATQAAKKPKTDGQASDSSSLPGPSLTQDLSLMDALPGVSSNTAFSKASTSFPVTLSGNPSSSFSLDSIGNMQGSSYTYTAPSDWPQDQACSDSYSVKQLLPNPSMHPHRPDKGAEFNPAKHIHKASGGAKHQVTTCPPPAAPAQKMSLDKYREKHAAELAVQKRRQEQQNVETEVRDIYGAPAQTDHRKHLPQLSHGQQGLSSSAGATTASPLKMKLPVPGQDKQGDKREKGSSLKLRLPVPSQSEKGGSSKEELKMKIKVSSERHSSSDEGAAKSKHSSPLVSKEKHRDHSAHRHHHKHGHSHSHTHSGNGRSGLEAPAAGLALRSPVGPGGEGASSVSSSGSSRKRVNEASHNHHSKKSKSSKGGAGGLRISQHPSETGQETSGEPRP; encoded by the exons ATGATGTGCTGCTCTTGCAGTCTGCACCTCACCACCTTCTGCCTACAGTACAAGCCCACAGTCATTGCCTGTGTCTGCATTCACCTTGCCTGCAAGTGGTCTAACTGGGAGATCCCTGTTTCCACCGATGGAAAGCATTGGTGGGAATATGTGGACAGCTCAGTTACACTTGAGCTTCTTGATG aACTGACCCACGAGTTTCTGCAGATTCTGGAAAAGACACCCAGCAGGTTAAAGAGGATTCGGAATTGGAGG GCTACACAAGCTGCTAAGAAGCCCAAAACAGATGGTCAGGCCTCAGACAGCAGCTCTTTACCAGGGCCCTCGTTAACCCAGGACCTATCCTTGATGGATGCCCTTCCCGGGGTCTCTTCAAATACAGCCTTCTCCAAAGCCTCCACTTCTTTTCCAGTGACCCTGTCAGGCAACCCAAGCAGCAGTTTTTCCCTGGATTCCATTGGCAACATGCAGGGATCTTCATACACTTACACTGCCCCCAGCGATTGGCCTCAGGACCAAGCTTGTTCAGATTCATATTCTGTCAAACAACTTCTTCCGAACCCTTCTATGCACCCACACCGGCCTGACAAAGGTGCAGAGTTCAACCCTGCAAAACACATACACAAGGCCAGTGGTGGGGCAAAGCACCAGGTCACGACCTGTCCTCCACCTGCAGCACCCGCACAGAAAATGTCTCTGGATAAGTACAGGGAGAAACACGCTGCTGAGCTGGCGGTGCAAAAACGCAGACAAGAGCAGCAGAATGTGGAGACTGAGGTCAGGGATATCTATGGTGCTCCAGCACAGACAGATCACCGCAAGCATCTGCCTCAACTTTCTCATGGGCAGCAGGGGTTGAGCAGCAGTGCTGGAGCCACCACAGCCTCACCCCTGAAGATGAAACTGCCTGTCCCTGGGCAGGACAAGCAAGGGGACAAACGAGAGAAGGGGAGCTCTCTAAAACTCCGTCTTCCAGTCCCTTCTCAGAGCGAGAAGGGGGGGTCAAGTAAGGAGgagctaaaaatgaaaattaaggtGTCCTCGGAGCGGCATAGCTCCTCAGATGAGGGTGCGGCAAAGAGCAAACATTCCAGCCCACTTGTGAGCAAGGAAAAACACAGAGACCACTCAGCCCATCGTCACCACCACAAACATGGCCACTCCCATTCCCACACACATAGCGGCAATGGCAGGAGTGGACTTGAGGCACCTGCAGCTGGTTTGGCCCTTCGGAGCCCGGTAGGCCCTGGTGGCGAGGGGGCAAGCTCAGTGTCCAGTTCTGGATCCTCACGCAAGAGGGTGAATGAAGCCAGCCACAATCACCACTCCAAAAAGAGCAAAAGCTCCAAAGGCGGTGCAG GTGGGCTACGGATATCTCAGCACCCTAGTGAAACTGGACAGGAAACCAGTGGAGAGCCACGGCCCTGA
- the LOC127447849 gene encoding cyclin-T2-like, producing MAACRGSSSKWFFTREQLETTPSRRSGMEPDRELSYRQQAANLIQDMGQRLNVSQLTINTAIVYMHRFYMYHSFTKFHRNTISPTTLFLAAKVEEQPRKLEHVIKVTHACLNPQESPLDTKSNAYLQQAQELVILETIVLQTLGFEITIEHPHTDVVKCSQLVRASKDLAQTSYFMATNRLLSRTSFVAL from the exons ATGGCGGCGTGCCGGGGATCATCGTCTAAATGGTTTTTCACACGGGAGCAGCTAGAAACCACCCCGTCCCGCCGCAGCGGAATGGAGCCAGACAGAGAACTGTCGTATCGACAGCAAGCCGCAAATCTCATTCAGGATATGGGCCAGAGACTAAATGT TTCTCAACTCACAATAAATACTGccattgtttacatgcacagattTTATATGTACCACTCATTCACCAAATTCCACAGAAAT ACCATCTCCCCAACAACATTATTTTTGGCTGCAAAAGTTGAAGAACAACCACGGAAACTTGAACATGTAATTAAAGTAACGCATGCATGTTTAAACCCCCAGGAGTCTCCACTGGATACAAAAAGTAAT GCATACCTCCAGCAAGCCCAAGAGCTGGTGATACTTGAAACCATAGTGCTGCAGACTTTAG GCTTTGAAATAACAATTGAACATCCACACACAGATGTGGTGAAATGTTCCCAGCTAGTGCGAG CAAGCAAGGATCTGGCACAGACTTCCTATTTCATGGCTACCAACAGGTTGTTATCCAGAACCTCATTTGTTGCACTGTGA